The sequence CTGGGAAAGCGGACACACCCGGCTTGGCCGCGCAACGATCCGAAGCCGGACAAGCCCGCAGCCCCGCGGTGACAGTCCCGGCCGGAAGCCATCGTTCGGAATGAAGGAAGAGCGGCCCTGCGACAGCCTGGCCCGGCCGCTGAAGGCCAGCGGTACGACCTGCATCGCCGCCCTCCTCGGGCGCACTACTGATGGATCGACCAATTTCTTCACCGGCTCACTGGACGGCCTGGGCAACACCATCACCGGCTGCCGACCAAGGTTTAGAAAGTTTCATTAATTTTCAGATGGTTACACGGGTATCTGAATCAGTCCCTCTGAAATCCGACGAACAATTGTCGGACTTCAGTGAAATCGATTCAGATTTCATCGAAACCGATTCACCCCCTGGCGATCGTCACTTGCAGGCCGGCCGAACCGCACGGGGCGCGCGAGGTTTAGAACTCCTCCCAATTGCCAGGAGCGACGGCGCGGATGCCGGCGGCGGCGATCCTGGCCTGAGCCTGAGCCACGGGATTGCGGGCGGAGCCATGCCGGGCGGGCTCGCGACCAGCCATCGGCCTTGCAGGCGCCGGGTGGCGTCCGGCGGGGGCTGAGCTTGAGCCGCGGGCGCCAACCTCGAAGCGGGAGATCATCTCGGCGAGTTCAGCGGTTTCCCCCTTCAGCGAATGGGCCGCCGCCGTGCTCTCCTCGACCATGGCCGCGTTCTGTTGCACCACCTGGTCCATCTGATTGATGGCTGTGTTGACCTGGCTGAGGCCGGAAGCCTGCTCCTGGGCGGAGGCGGCGATTTCCGCCACCAGGGCGTCAATCTCGTTGACCTTGGCCGCGATCGCCCGCAGGGCGCCGCCCGTCTCGCCGACCAGGCCGACGCCTGCGCCGACCTGTTCAGAGGAAGCCGAGATCAGGCTCTTGATCTCCTTGGCCGCTTCGGCCGAGCGCTGGGCCAGAGCCCGCACCTCCTGGGCCACGACCGCGAAGCCGCGGCCCGCCTCGCCCGCCCGCGCCGCCTCGACGCCGGCGTTCAGGGCCAAAAGGTTGGTCTGGAAGGCGATCTCGTCGATCACGCCGATGATCTGGCCGATCTGCTTGGACGAGGTCTCGATCAGGTCCATGGCCTGGACCGCTTTTTCCACCACCTCGCCGGAATGCTGGGCCTGGCCCTTGGCCGCTGTCACAGCCTCGCTCACCTGCTTGGCGCCGGCGGCGGTCTTTTGGACCGTAGCGGTGATCTGGTCGAGAGCGGCGGCGGTCTCCTCCAGGCTCGCCGCCTGTTGTTCGGTGCGCCGCGAAAGGTCGTCCGAAGCCACTGTGATCTCGTCGGTCCCGCTGGTGATCGCATCGGCGGTGGACTGCACCTGGGCCAGCGTCGCCGCCAACTGCTCGATCGCCGAATTGAAATCCTGGCGGAGCTGGCCATATTCGCCCGGCAACTCGTCGCCGATGCGGTGCGTGAGATCGCCCTGGGCCAGCTTGGCGAGCGCGACGCCTACCGCCGACATCACGGCCGCGTTGGTCGCCTGAGCCTTGGCCTCGCTGGCCTGCCGGGCCTTGTCCAGCGCGTCGAGATAGACTGAGATGGCGAAGTCCATATCGAGCATGGTCGCCTTGGTGACGGCGCCGATCTCGGAGACGAGTTGGCTGGGGCCCTCGCGCCTGGCGCCCAAGCCGCCCCTGGGCCAGCGCGCCTCGACCAGGTCGCCGAGCAGCCGCTCCAGCACCAGGGCATAGCCGCCGATATACCAGCGCGGCTCCAGGCCAATGCGCGCGTGGGTCTCGCCGACCTTGGTCACCGCCTGCACATAGCTCTGGCTGAATTCGCCGTCGGAAATGATTCGCCAATGGTCGAGCTGGCGGCTTTTGGCGCTGTTCATCAGCCCCGGGTTTCGGAAGAAGGCGCGGGTCTCGGGGAACGCCTCGACCTGCTGATAGAAGGCGTCGAGCGCCCCGGGCAGCGCCTTCATCAGGGCGGGCTGCACCGACTTGAGGGCGCGCTGAGCCTCGCCATCCAGCTTCATGAACCGCAGGCGGCCATCAATGCCCGTATCGTTGGTCATTATCGTCTCCAGAATGGCGGCCCGGCGACGAGAAGGCCGCCGGACATCGCGCTTCGATCCGCGCGGCTCCTGCACCCCGAGGCATCGGGCGCGGAACGCGAGCTCAACTGGAAGTGTGCCAACCCTGTTGGTAAACGAGCGCCTAACCGGCGTCTGGGTGAAGACCGCGACCGAGCGGTTCCCTTGAAATCCGTGAACTTTCGAGCCGCCTGAACATCTGAATGTGACGGTCTGACGCAGATCAAGGCGGCGACGCCCGAAGCCATGACACATGAACTCCGAAGTCACGTGTCAATATTCGCAAGCATGACGCCCTTTTAAGCAAACCTTTGGCGAGGTCTGGGCTGGCGAAGGCGGGGCGCAGCACCCGCCAGCAGCGCCACGGCGCAGCCAAGACCGACGCCGTGACGGACGAGGACTCGCGTTGGCGCTGATGCATCTTCGCAAGTACCTGCACCTGGCAAAATCCCAGGTCTCGCCCGCCGACCCGGCCGAGGCGGCGAAGCCACACGTCAGAGGTGTAGTGCTGATCGCCTTCTCCCAGGCCGCGATGTCGCTCGGCCTGGATTGGGAGGCCATCGCCGCACAGTCCGGGCTGCCGCCCGAAACCTATCTGGACACCGGCGTTAGCGTGCCCGGCGACGCCGCCCTGCGCGCCATAAATCTGGTTGCTGCCCTGTCGGGGCGCGAAGACATCGGCATTCGGGCGGCCCTGGCCTCAAAGGCGGTGATCGGCTCCTTCCTTGTGGCGCCGTTGCGCATCGCCCTGCGCGCGCAACCGACGCTTGGCGCAGGCATCAGATTTCTCGCCAAGCACATAGCGCTGCAGGACCCCGGTCAGGTTCACGAGGTTCACGAAGTCGGGCAGCTATTGGTCTGGAAGCGGCGCTTCACCAGGCCCGAGCTCAACAGGAACCCCCATCTGATGACCGTGCTGCAGGCCGCCAGCGTCCTGTTCCTGCGTGACATTCTGGGGGCCGACTGGCGACCTCACCTGACCTGCTTCTCCCGGACCGCGCCCGAGGACATCGGCCCGTTCCAGGCCTTTTTTGGCAAGGTCGAGTTCGGCTGCGAGGGCGACAGCCTCGTACTCGACCGCGCCGACGCAAACCTGTCGCTGCCGCACGCGAACCCTGAGGTCCTGAAAACCATCGAGGAGTTCGTCACTGCTCGCGGTCGCCCGGATCAATCCGACCCGCTTGAAGAC is a genomic window of Phenylobacterium montanum containing:
- a CDS encoding globin-coupled sensor protein; its protein translation is MTNDTGIDGRLRFMKLDGEAQRALKSVQPALMKALPGALDAFYQQVEAFPETRAFFRNPGLMNSAKSRQLDHWRIISDGEFSQSYVQAVTKVGETHARIGLEPRWYIGGYALVLERLLGDLVEARWPRGGLGARREGPSQLVSEIGAVTKATMLDMDFAISVYLDALDKARQASEAKAQATNAAVMSAVGVALAKLAQGDLTHRIGDELPGEYGQLRQDFNSAIEQLAATLAQVQSTADAITSGTDEITVASDDLSRRTEQQAASLEETAAALDQITATVQKTAAGAKQVSEAVTAAKGQAQHSGEVVEKAVQAMDLIETSSKQIGQIIGVIDEIAFQTNLLALNAGVEAARAGEAGRGFAVVAQEVRALAQRSAEAAKEIKSLISASSEQVGAGVGLVGETGGALRAIAAKVNEIDALVAEIAASAQEQASGLSQVNTAINQMDQVVQQNAAMVEESTAAAHSLKGETAELAEMISRFEVGARGSSSAPAGRHPAPARPMAGREPARHGSARNPVAQAQARIAAAGIRAVAPGNWEEF
- a CDS encoding AraC family transcriptional regulator ligand-binding domain-containing protein; this encodes MHLRKYLHLAKSQVSPADPAEAAKPHVRGVVLIAFSQAAMSLGLDWEAIAAQSGLPPETYLDTGVSVPGDAALRAINLVAALSGREDIGIRAALASKAVIGSFLVAPLRIALRAQPTLGAGIRFLAKHIALQDPGQVHEVHEVGQLLVWKRRFTRPELNRNPHLMTVLQAASVLFLRDILGADWRPHLTCFSRTAPEDIGPFQAFFGKVEFGCEGDSLVLDRADANLSLPHANPEVLKTIEEFVTARGRPDQSDPLEDLQDVVLRLLIEGDCSLQRLAAEQGVDPRTIHRRLKAHGTTFSDLLDRARRSLVESQMGRADQPLSELAAIVGFSSVSTFSRWFHDAYGMTASEYRRLGASATDQERAKALMDRAIDVVLGVDRAGRVRFCNQAVQRLGFDAGRLIGANLRDLVHPDAVISIQSLLRIGQGAEPSNAAAHLGLQVRRADGTYQAFGCHTAPIFDREGRLRELLIVLRQQPETCPAHVDGSRH